From Enoplosus armatus isolate fEnoArm2 chromosome 23, fEnoArm2.hap1, whole genome shotgun sequence:
tggacTTCCAAAGACCTTCCTTTACTTTATTCGGCACTTCTAGCCTATTAACTACAAATAGCATTTTACATCACAATCTCTAAAACATaacatatatatttagattgATTTCTTAGGGTGCTTTCATGCCTAATCTGTTTGGACTGCCTGAAAAATACATGATACATGATTCATGAATTTATTGACATTTACGTCACATGTTGGTCAGTGCTTCCCAGctgtatataacaataattcatAGTCGGCCTGGACCCAGATAGGTGGCCAAAGATGGATTAACCGATTAAAAACTTGATTCAAGAAGGTTTTTGTTAAAATTGACACTTGAGTCAATGAGCTTCTTAGCTGCTATTTGCTacaggtctgatggtgctgattgaaactccacaaaaaaaaaggatgtgttGAGCTTGTGTcctactttaaattaaaaaatgagtTAAACATAGCGACCACACACATCCCCTTGTGATATTATGGTACAAGacccgccccccccctttttttaagtCCTGTTTCTACCTGTCTGTCATTATTCATTACATGAGCTCCAGTTGAGGTcttgactaataataataatgctcaTAATCAGTCATTTCTTCTTGAGCCCTTTGTCACCACTAGAGAGgacaaataaagatgaatttGATAACGGCATAGTATACATAGTTTGTTGCTGATAGGCTAATGCATGCAAAACAACCAGTACGGTCTTTCAGGTCTGAGAGTCTCACCTGTCGTATGTGACGCATTTGCTGGGTCACTTGACAGTTTATCTGCCAATGTTCGCACTTCAAAGTCGTACTTGGTCCCTGAGTTCAAGCCATTATACGTGTGGTTGGTTATGTCATCCAGAATGTCAATCCAGCTGTGGCCCCAGAAGCTGGAGCTGATTTTGACAGAGTACCCGACAGTTACTGTGCTGACAGGGGCGTTCCACTTGATCGTCACCTTTTTATCATGAGAAAAGACTGTGACATCAGTAGGCGGCATCGGCACTGGAAAaacagggaagagagagaaattgagGCAGTGATTCATCAGATTAACTTGCAGTCAAAGGATTTTCatcataaatgttttttattttcgaTCAGGGAATATACTGAAAATGACTGATTTTAAAGTTACAATCAGtgagattttcatgaaattaaaCCGTGTTTGAAATTGTTCATGGTTGGCATCTTTACAGCACAAGCCATTCGatgtatatatattctgtaataAACTCTCTATgaagtagttttcattgttagtggcggagtctgCCATTCCCTGCAGAGTACAAATTGCCTTCACATGCACGAGAGATTCACAGGAAACGATGCAGCATGTAATCCAGAGTTACTCTTTTTAACGTCATCTCATTGacatcagcctcactgtttactgttcactctcctaACGTTATATCAGAGCTgcattaagttactgctaatgctcacacaacatttcctactgcttcacattaaaagtgttcAACTGGCAGAACatggggtggcttttattgtgacgCAGTGACAGGAAACGTGATATATTTGTCACAGTGCTGACATTGTTCttcaaaaattcaaaatcaGTCAATACTGATGTGCTCCATCTTGCACATCGGAAAAAGGCCAATTATTGactattattgattattaaaacaacatgagttTGGTTGGCTCTGttgtaaacagatacaccagcAGCTCTCCTGTCGTATTTttgacaaagtagctgctcaggGAGCGTTTGCTATACTATCAAAACACACTTGCTGTTATCACCGGTAACCAGGGGTGTCGCCAAACCAACCAAAtattaaggattataactttaaacacacaaatggggaaaaaacaacagggGCCAAAGCGACTCACAGGTGAATTTTGAGCCTCCCACTGGCGGGCCCCTGATATGTCCGCTAACGCTGTAGACGGTCACTGTGTAATTGGCTGCAGTCTTCAGTCCGTTAAAGCATGCATTAGGTACTGTTAGGTTGTGTATTGTGTCTTCATTTTCGCCATCAAGCTGGAGCTTGACAGTGAAAGATGAATAAGCATCAGGAGCTTTCCATTCCGCAGTGAGGGAGACAGTCGTTGTGGACAAATTCAGGTTTGAAATTGGTCCAGGAGCTATGTAGGAGGCACAAAGTCAGATTAGTGACATTCAGCAAAGCAGGacagtttttgttctgtttctgtgaaTCATGGACTTCTCTACTGACCAACAACTAGCGGTTAACCAAACCATTAGCCTAGAGTTACCGGTGTAGTTGACGACGGTCACTTTGTCTCCCTCTTCAGTGTCACCGGCCAGTGCTGACACACTGAGGGTTATCTTGACACCCATCGTCAGATTTGACACTGTGATGTTCGTTTGATTCACCACTTCATGATACAATATGCTGTTAGAAAGAGAAACTGTTAGTTGATTCAAACTGCTGCTGGCAGAGTGACAAGTTGTCAGAGATGAAAAGATAAtaccagtttattacaacttgggtcttgtTGCGTAGTTTGGGACTTCATTCCTATTCCTATGCAGCaacattaaatttaaaaatatgaattgtAATTACAAAGCCTCTCTAAAGATGTTGTAGTGAATTTTTCTGCCATTTGCGTTCTCTTTTCTGACTTCTGACAACTGGGGAGTTTCTCCACGCTGCTTTATCTTTATTTACCATTTCAGGTGCAATGGCATTAAtaactttcagttttactgtcGAAATCATCAAAGAGCAAATCAACAGAGTctaaaaggtttgtttgtttgcatcattgcatgttttagaataaaaaaataagttgtATTTGGATGTATTTCTATTCCTGAGTAACAATGAAGTCTTGAAGGTGAAGAGGATTTTGTAAGCAGCAACATAGAACAAGCCGTATTAAGGAATAGTGATTATTTGAGCTAATGTCTAactcatggtggcgctacaggaaaagtcaccagagtcaccacaaacaaaacagtcaaaacaaacaccactgtaaatacagtatacttgaatttaaataagtaaataaattgttattgtattattatctACAAATACATACTTATTATCGTCATCCATGGCCTTCACCCTGTAACCCGTGGTGTTTCCCATGGGTGGCGTCCATTGAAGCCGCAGCGAGCTGTTGGTATTCTCAGACACCATCAGCTCGGACACAGTCCCGGGCTCTGAAAGAGAGAACAGACATTCAAACATGAAACAGACACAACATGACTCGGTTTACAGACAACAACCCCAATTACAATCTCACAGGTGTCAGATGTGGCTCTAATTTGCCTCTGCTGATTTGAATTCCAGCTATAAACCTGAACAAGCTGTTGATGTGCTTTCACTGGTGTCAGCCACACAGCGTACTTACCTACATCAGTCCTGTCAGGCATTATAAAGCTTTTATTTCTGTGAAGTTTTAAGTGATATGAACTCACTGGTGTACTTTGTGATGCTTGATTCTTCACTCCATTTGACTGGAGCATCCTCAACTCCTGAGAGGACGGTGAATGTGTAAAGGCCTCCACGTGTCAAATTGCTGACCTCTTTGccctttgtgttattttttaacAGAATGTTCCTATTGTGGACCTTAATAAGATAGAAACCCACTTTTCCAACTGGTGTGCTCCAGCTTAGGTAGACAGAGGTTTCTGTCACGTTGGTGACTTCGAGGTTTTCCACTTTGTTAGGTGCTGAGGAGAGATATAAAAGTGTTTGCATTATTACGAGGGCTCATTACTATTTTAAATCATAAGAAAATGTGGTAACCTGATTTCAAAAAACAGTGTGCATCATCGCTGTTCTCGTGTGCTCTAACTttctcaaaaacttttttcgTTTTCCAAGTATCCCTTTGTTAATTGTCTATATGCCAAATATACGTTATATATGTTACCAAATATATGTTATAAAAACCatactttttcttctcttcctgtaaaacGTTAAAATGCATTTGATGATTCTGTGGCGTCTACATACATTTATCCAGTCAGAGGTGATGTATATAAACTAGCTAATCATATAAAACCACACTGGACCTTTAGCTTGTGGTTCGTGGTAGCTGGCAAACCATATTTTAAtaagaggtgtgtgtttgtaaatccTCAACAGTTGTACTCAGTGATATTTAATTCTACTTAAACATGCaattttaatttctaaaaaataaactttatttgtgtgaaatccTTAATTTCTCCAATAGCCATGTACATGTTAATTtaacaacaatataatatatttataattggTAAATAAGGATGAAATAACTGGCTAAAattgaaacaaaagaaaaccaaactggAGCAAGAAAGaattgtttgttcattttgttgcaGGAATATTATTAAAGCACTTTGGCTATGACCCCTCCACCTCTCATATCTAGTTGCATGGAAGACAGCAGATCTGTTAATTGAAGCTAACAGGTGTAAATGAATCTAAATAACAGGATTATTTAATTCAGTCAGATGTGACAGAACGAGGCACTCACTGGTGTAGAAGGTCACCTCCTGCGGGTTGAGGTCTCTCCCACACTTAATGGAGATCACCTGGACATTGTAGCGGGTGCCTGCTGTCAGGTTGACAAGGGTCAAGGTCAAATTAGTAATCGGTATTATCATCTGTTCTGGGTCATCATTGACCTTTACACTGTAATGGCTGATGCCGTCAGGCCCGGCTAGCCACGTGAGGACGGCGCTCCCGGAAGTCACCTCGGAAACGTTGGCTCGGCCAAAGAAACGATCTGCGGTTGGAAATGAGGTGAAGATTGTTAATTGGCAAAGAACCTGAAATATCCAGGGaggtaaaaatacacaaaagggTGCAAAAATGGGGTGTATAATTCTGAATAAAGTGTGAATAGAGTGCACATGCAAGAGTGCATATTAGACTATAAATCCAAGCATCTGTTACCCTCTCATTTTTAAACTAGCGAGTGGACAAATCCAGTAAGAAAGATCTCACACGTGTGACAACCTTACATACAAATTCTATGGATATTTTTCCTTCATGTGTTTGATTGTCATTTATTGTTACtagtttatttagctttttagattctttagatttttttttttgttgatctgATTGTTTCTGTACTATTCAGGAACTTTGTGGAAATGCTGACTAGATGTACTTAGGCTTCTGTGGCTgccttgtgttttattttgttgtttgtggttttttGGGTAGGTGGACTGGAATGGAAGTTGAGATTAATGGtgattagtgttttttttttattttgtatcttgACATAAAGAGGATGAAACATGCCCtatcaataaataaactcaGTGTGTGAAGATGTGGGGCCACACGTATATTAATATAAATCTTATTTATACATTACAGAGACTAACACACAAGAAGATCTTTTTATCTAGACCaatctaattaattaatctGATTTCAAAAACTCATAAACTCACCAAGAATGATCCTTACTGTTAATCTGTGATTATTTTTggcattgtgtatattttggatttgcaccttatttatatttcaatacaTACATTAAACTGGGGAAAATTAATAGAAATAGAGTttagatttaattaaattagTAATGCTACTGTTTGGGTGCGATGCTGAGACAGGTGCAACTTTACAGTTGCCCTGCACAAGTCATATATAGTAGTTATTTTTGGACCATGTGTGATCTAAAATTACAGGGGAAACAAACCACTAAACGGCTTTAAATTAGTCTTACCATCATAACATATAAAAGGCAGAAGCTCCATGCAGTTCTTTTCAACCCAAGCCCCAAAGCTGAGCATGGCCACACAAGAGTCTTCTATGTAGTTCTCATCAGGGTCGGGGACATCATCCGGCAGCAGCATAGGCGATCGCACACATGCGGCAGCGTTGTCTACATGCGGCAGCGTGGTCATGGTCGCTGCTGTGGTAAACTCTGGGGTGTTTGGGCCCCATTCACTAGAACTTGTCACATTTTCAGTTGTGTCTCCCCTGAGTCCAGAAAAGCTTGTCACATTTTCGGTTGTAAATTCTGTGACTCTGGTCGTACTCTGGGTTGTCGCCGCTGGGCAGgtgcaggagcagctgcagcagtctcTTCTTGGGAAGGAGGATTTGAACACGGGCCAACCGGGGTACCAGTTCTGGTAGGCGAGTGGGTCCCCGTTGGCCCACTGGGACCAGGATATGTTGGTGGAGGAGAAGTTCTTGCGGAGACCGACCCAGTACTCGGAGGTGAGGTTCGGGCTGATGGTTTGGATGTATTCAGGAGTCAGTGTCACCAGGTCTTTGAAACAGACCTGACAGGATGTGAAAGGATACAGTCAATCTTTTACAGTAGATCTAGTTCAGGCAAAGTTTTTCATACTGTGGTATTAagatttattatatattaaaagtTTTCTTGACAATGTTGGgacatttatttcatgtataGGCtgagatgaaatggaaaatggtACCCAATCCAAAATTAGAATTCAACCctggatgtttgtgttttgtcagtggTCATTATGAGGCCATGGTTTGTGGAGTTGTTAAGAAATAAACCATTAAGTCTGTCAATCAGTCTGCTGTATTTGACTATCAACactaaaacaaataataataataaatgaacagcCGTTGATAATTAAATCCAAACTACACTGTGAATGCAACATGGAAGTAAATCTGCTAATCACTAGCTCTGAACATAATGCTTAATTTGACAACTGTATAATACTGTGCAATCAAATGCTGCTTCAAATACATGTGCCCTCGTAATTAAAAACCACAACCtcttcagtattttcattttacagtctGTCCTACATAACACTGAGGTTGACCTTGTACCTGGCAGTGGTTCCTGGCTTCCTCCCAGGTGAGATTTCTCGACTGAAGGAAGTTCTCTCGCTGTGCAGCGCTGTGCATCAACATCAGAGCTGAGGAAAAAAGATGTGATGTTTGTCGACACAGGTTTCAAGAAGTGACCTGCCTCGCGTTAACCTACATAAAGATGAAGGCTTCACTGTGAGGAACACAGATTTTCGAATTTCAGAAAAGGAGCGCACTGGTATCAGATCAGTACTCTGTGTCGGCAGGTTTCCGGAGTTCAGGTACCAGAAGTGTGTTCCTAGTtaactgcaactaatgattactttcataaatctgccaattattttcttgattgttTAGtctacaaaatatttttataagTAGTGGAACAATTCCATCATAATTTCTTGTTGTGATGTTTCATCCAACCAACGCACCAAAATCCAAATTTATTatgatataaaaatgaaaaacaacaattcataTTTTAGATACAGTTGCAAGGATTCTTCAGATCAAAGTAAATACTAAGGGATAACTTAGCAAAGGCAAAAGTTTGATTGAAAGCTGCATTCACAAACAGTAACAGCTGTAGCGGAGCCTCAGATCATCAGGCCACACCCTTATTGGACATTTATTAGTCTTGACGGAAGATTTTGCAGCAAAGTGCTCAATGTagtgaaaatgtataaataatgataattattcATGCTGTTTTGCCTTTATGACTTTCTGAATTTGTTTACCTTTATAATTTCAAGTAAGGGCCCTTACTCAACATCAAGTCAACAGCTTCATTTTGAggaatttgttgcttttgtttgatAATCACtgtaaatggaatatctttTGGATAGAAATGTATCGCTATTCTGTGACTTTCCATaaactaaacaatgaatcaaaaaacaaaacatggcacattaacaataatgataaaaatcaTCAACAGTTTGACTTTGTCTTTAAAAATGCTGCATACAGGTTACAGATGAATATACCCACCCCAAGAAATCAAAATACAGACTTTATCCTTGAGAGGTAACTTTCCCATGTTGAGATTCCTGGATTCAGGGAATCTTCATGAAAATCTCACCAGAGGACAGACACTGCAAaataacctttaaaaaaaaaggaggaaccAAATGAAATACTCTTAAACTAAGAAGTAATTACACTAATACTGCTCTCACTACTCACCAAGGCTATGGATGCATGCGGTGACCTGGCTCTCTGAACAGGAAATGATCTCTGTATGAGGTGTTCATAAAACACACCTGTTCCAGCAATATGGAAGCTCAACAGGTAATAAACAGCACATTTGACTAGAAACACAAGGCTCCTTTCAACTCAGGCATTTTGCAAACATGCAAACTACTAATatgaaaaaggggggggggggtgatgtaACGAATGGTGGTGCAATGAACTGCATGTCGTATAAAAGAATACAAGAACATGGTTTTATGTTAAGCATTTATTTTGGCTTAAAGCTTTGGGTAATAAAATGCGAATTagtacaaaacaaaaggcatgaaaaaaataacaatgaaaaatatagaACGATAAACCTCTTATACAAAACTAATTCCCAAAATAATCTATGAcgatacagaaataaaaaaaagaaaagaaatgcctttaagtagtttttttttggcagtgtAGAATCAAAAAGTGGTTGTAGACAGACAGTGATTGGTCGCGTTAAACTGAAGTGCTGATTAAGTGATAAAATGTATGGTCAATGGCTGGGAGGCCAAAAatggaaacataaaaacaaaccaaggcGGGGGCATCCTAACCGATGACATCTTATCACTTTGGACAGGCAGTAGTTTTCAATATCTGGTATGTAagtggattgttttttttaggtgtttTCCTTGTTATATTGCGTCCATGTGCGTACGCCAAATTTCCTACAAAGACTTTCCTTAATTTGTGTCAAAATTCCACgtttctgctctctgctgtgtaTAAAAAGTTACAAATATTAAAAGGTGATTGGCTTTTGGGGTGATCCAGCCAGCCCCTCATCTACCAAATCGATTTTCACAAAAACGTTCCCTGTAAGCAGAATCACCATTTAACAGGAGGCGATGCCAATGACATGAACATACAAATGGTTGGAAATAAACAGggttaaaaaatgcatttacagcTCTTtgtgatgaaaaaacaaaacaaaataacatgcaGTCATGCCTGTTGGTCCTTTAATCTGGCCTTACATCCTGGGTTTTCAAATAAGAGCTGGACAGACGGCGCTTCCTCACACAGACACCCAAAAGGAGAGTTTGACAGGATGCAAATGTTGGAGTTTGCGTGGGCTGTGGTACATTAATACAGCTACAGTAATCTACAAGCCTAACTTGGCACTTTTTCAAACATATGGCAGTGACTTGTTTTGAGATTATGATCCTTTGCCATCACATATCAGGTCTTAACTGTGACACAAAGATTTGACCAAACTGCTTCTCGAGGTCTactttgacaaaacattaaaaaaaacaaatgtcattgAAAGACCGAGACACAATCTCTTCAGTTTTCATCaactaaaacaaatgcattatAAATGACACTGCGATAAATttgtaaaaaatgaaatcattaaaactaaaaaaataatcCCTGCTAAGATTAACACTGATTAAATACAATCCCTCCCAGttttctcccctcccccccagATATCCTGTTTCATGCAAATGCACAGAAAGTTAAACACCTCAAAGCCATTTCAAGGGACCTTTGAATGTACTGAGGGCATTGAGGAGGAAGCAGACCTGCTTACAGTATGAACTGCTCTTCTCTGCATAATCTTGTCAACCTTTATTCATTTgcatatgaagaaaaaaaacaaaaacagcaagacACTGCACAGTACTTGGAGTACAGTAAACGGTCAGGCAGTACAGTTATTGGATCAAGTGTTCTGGCATACTGAGGCAGGAGGTGATTTGGGGTTCCAATGACTAataaaaacctgaaataaaCCCGCTGGCttggagggagaaagagatgcaGTTTGTTCTCGGGATCAAAGATACAAGCTTCTCAGTCGCtgtcactcctctctcctctttgcaGGAGTCTCTTTCCACAAGAAGGAACAGGAACCTCGTGTTTCACAGACACCTTGGTCTTGGTTTTGctggggaaagaaaagaggagcaaCCCAGTGAGTGTCAGGAAATGAAGGCAGATTTGGTTTATTTGACATAGTTTTAATGATGGAAGTGGAAAAATTATCTTTAAGATGTGTTTAAGAAAAGCTTTACTCAATTAATGTTTTTTGAGGAGCATCTATTCAGTCTGCAAATGACCtcctttatattttcttcttgcCTAAGCACCTGATATAACATTGGGATGTGCATACACTACTTTGTGACAATAGATAATGTTTACAGTCGCTTAAACTGGATTCAAATATACACCAATAGTACA
This genomic window contains:
- the LOC139306278 gene encoding fibronectin encodes the protein MHSAAQRENFLQSRNLTWEEARNHCQVCFKDLVTLTPEYIQTISPNLTSEYWVGLRKNFSSTNISWSQWANGDPLAYQNWYPGWPVFKSSFPRRDCCSCSCTCPAATTQKFTTAATMTTLPHVDNAAACVRSPMLLPDDVPDPDENYIEDSCVAMLSFGAWVEKNCMELLPFICYDAGTRYNVQVISIKCGRDLNPQEVTFYTTPNKVENLEVTNVTETSVYLSWSTPVGKVGFYLIKVHNRNILLKNNTKGKEVSNLTRGGLYTFTVLSGVEDAPVKWSEESSITKYTKPGTVSELMVSENTNSSLRLQWTPPMGNTTGYRVKAMDDDNNILYHEVVNQTNITVSNLTMGVKITLSVSALAGDTEEGDKVTVVNYTAPGPISNLNLSTTTVSLTAEWKAPDAYSSFTVKLQLDGENEDTIHNLTVPNACFNGLKTAANYTVTVYSVSGHIRGPPVGGSKFTLPMPPTDVTVFSHDKKVTIKWNAPVSTVTVGYSVKISSSFWGHSWIDILDDITNHTYNGLNSGTKYDFEVRTLADKLSSDPANASHTTDANKKEISLSMLCSSREPLLCDNTNTRESVFNQLQAHFMEHLRDTIVWKLERHETEN